One genomic segment of Myripristis murdjan chromosome 20, fMyrMur1.1, whole genome shotgun sequence includes these proteins:
- the mbtps2 gene encoding membrane-bound transcription factor site-2 protease: MIPVPLVVCVLGGWCAVYLTDTLLKSSVTHRNSYESWLASRGLMLSPFHVRWQTTMFNRLFAYCARINPHALFLWFSSGLVFGVIAMLGSVLLLIRTLQQTLAQMTTDNPRIAGQQALQVVVPGVNLPTSQLAYFFIALLLSGVIHELGHAVAALREQVRVNGFGMFVFVVYPGAFVDLFTTHLNLISPTQQLRIFCAGVWHNFVLCVAALAFLFLLPLFLFPMYSTGAGALVIEVVQGSSADGPRGLSVGDIVTGLEDCPVRGVEDWAHCLSHLSHTPQTGYCVPVTSLQPSWAHGRAFKRLDGTMDCCSNNSLTDLCFSYIKPQNRNIKEREYACMPVRKMVTGTRVCRSDEDCITHSHAASVCVTPSLENQTRFIRVTHPPNTHMLFVGYPPHLQYAVSLTNFVPRFGFLHQDLPVFLETFCKYVVSLSGALAVVNSVPCFALDGQWMLNALLEATLVNVVTDRQRRELIGFFLLLAGSALLAANVALGLWMVTAR, translated from the exons ATGATCCCTGTGCcgctggtggtgtgtgtgttgggaggctGGTGTGCCGTGTACCTCACCGACACTCTCctcaag TCGTCTGTGACACACCGGAACAGCTACGAGTCATGGCTGGCGAGCCGGGGTCTGATGTTGTCCCCTTTCCATGTGAGATGGCAAACCACCATGTTCAACCGGCTGTTTGCGTACTGTGCCCGCATCAACCCCCATGCCCTCTTCCTGtg GTTCAGCAGTGGTCTGGTGTTCGGTGTCATCGCCATGCTGGGCTCGGTCCTGCTGCTGATAAGGACGCTGCAGCAGACGCTGGCTCAGATGACCACCGACAACCCCCGGATCGCCGGTCAGCAAGCCCTGCAGGTGGTG GTCCCTGGTGTCAATCTGCCAACCAGTCAGCTGGCCTACTTCTTCATCGCCCTGCTGCTCAGCGGAGTCATACATGAGCTGGGCCATGCTGTGGCAGCACTGAG GGAGCAGGTGCGAGTGAACGGCTTCgggatgtttgtgtttgttgtgtatCCCGGGGCCTTCGTCGACCTCTTCACCACTCATCTCAACCTCATATCCCCAACTCAGCAGCTACGCATCTTCTGTGCTG GAGTGTGGCACAACTTTGTTCTGTGCGTGGCAGCGTTggccttcctcttcctgttgcCTCTTTTCCTGTTCCCCATGTACAGCACCGGTGCCGGGGCACTCGTCATCGAGGTGGTACAG GGCTCTTCGGCTGACGGTCCCAGGGGTCTTTCAGTAGGCGACATAGTAACAGGGCTGGAGGACTGTCCcgtcagaggagtggaggacTGGGCCCACTGCCTGTCCCACCTCTCTCACACCCCACAGACCGGATACTGTGTCCCCGTCACCAGCCTGCAGCCCAGCTGGGCTCACGGACGAG CTTTTAAGCGGCTGGACGGAACGATGGactgctgcagcaacaacagcctCACAGACCTCTGCTTTTCCTATATCAAaccacaaaacaggaacatcaaagagagagag TACGCCTGCATGCCGGTGCGTAAGATGGTAACGGGAACGCGAGTGTGTCGCAGCGACGAGGACtgcatcacacactcccacgcTGCCAGCGTGTGTGTCACCCCCTCTCTGGAGAACCAGACGCGCTTCATCCGTGTCACACACCcgcctaacacacacatgctgtttgTGGGATACCCCCCGCACCTTCAATACGctg TGAGCCTGACCAACTTTGTGCCCCGGTTTGGTTTCCTCCACCAGGACCTGCCCGTCTTCTTGGAAACCTTCTGCAA ATATGTGGTGTCTCTGTCCGGTGCGCTCGCCGTGGTGAACTCGGTGCCGTGCTTCGCCCTCGACGGCCAGTGGATGCTCAACGCCCTGCTGGAGGCCACGCTCGTCAACGTGGTGACGGATCGTCAGCGGCGGGAGCTGATTGGTTTCTTCCTCCTGCTGGCGGGCAGTGCCCTGCTGGCGGCCAACGTGGCGCTGGGGCTGTGGATGGTCACCGCGCGGTAG